Proteins co-encoded in one Arachis hypogaea cultivar Tifrunner chromosome 13, arahy.Tifrunner.gnm2.J5K5, whole genome shotgun sequence genomic window:
- the LOC112735767 gene encoding PLAT domain-containing protein 3, producing the protein MRKQYLSFLLLSLFLSADARGDSNECVYTMYVKTGSIIKGGTDANITVTLSDVKAREVRVPNLRAWGIMGQGYNYLERGNLDAFTGRGPCIDTPVCRLNLTSDGSGSHHGWYCDYVEVTTTGPHKSCSQTFFYVDQWLADDVSPYNLTAVLDGCHRAQYARRGSRFSVGNNAKLSSA; encoded by the exons ATGAGGAAACAatacctctcttttcttcttctatctctCTTCCTTTCTGCAGATGCCCGTGGCGATTCCAAT GAGTGTGTGTACACGATGTACGTGAAAACCGGATCCATCATAAAGGGAGGAACAGACGCAAACATAACTGTCACCCTCAGTGACGTAAAGGCCCGCGAGGTTCGGGTCCCGAACCTCCGGGCCTGGGGGATCATGGGCCAAGGCTATAACTACCTGGAGCGCGGCAATCTTGACGCCTTCACCGGCCGAGGCCCATGCATAGACACCCCGGTCTGCCGCCTCAACCTCACCTCTGACGGCTCTGGCTCCCACCATGGTTGGTATTGCGACTATGTTGAGGTTACTACCACTGGCCCCCATAAATCATGCTCTCAGACCTTCTTCTACGTTGACCAGTGGCTCGCTGATGATGTCAGCCCCTACAATCTCACCGCCGTCCTCGACGGATGCCACCGTGCACAATACGCCCGTCGTGGCAGCAGGTTCAGTGTCGGGAATAATGCCAAGTTATCGTCGGCTTGA
- the LOC112737384 gene encoding autophagy-related protein 3 codes for MVLSQKIHEAFKGTVERITSARTVSAFKEKGVLSVSEFVIAGDNLVAKCPTWSWESGEPSKRKSYLPADKQFLITRNVPCLRRAASVEEEYEAAGGEVLLDDEENDGWLATHGKPKETKSDEEEDLPSMESLEISKKGPIKQISSYMGGDEEDDIPDMAEFEETDNIVTDPSTYLVAHEPDDDNILRTRTYDVSITYDKYYQTPRVWLTGYDESRMLLQQELVLEDVSQDHARKTVTIEDHPHLPGKHASIHPCRHGAVMKKIIDVLMSRGVEPEVDKYLFLFLKFMASVIPTIEYDYTMDFDLGSSSNN; via the exons ATGGTTTTGTCTCAGAAGATTCACGAAGCTTTCAAGGGCACAGTAGAGAGGATCACGAGCGCTCGAACCGTCTCAGCCTTCAAAGAGAAAGGAGTTCTCAGTGTCTCCGAGTTCGTCATTGCCGGCGACAATCTCGTTGCCAAATGCCCCACTTGGTCCTG GGAATCAGGTGAGCCAAGCAAAAGGAAGTCATATTTGCCAGCGGATAAACAATTCTTAATTACTAGGAATG TGCCTTGTTTGCGGAGAGCTGCATCTGTTGAAGAAGAATACGAAGCGGCTGGAGGAGAAGTTCTACttgatgatgaagaaaatgatggaTGGCTAGCAACTCATGGAAAACCTAAAG aAACCAAATCCGACGAGGAAGAGGATTTACCTTCCATGGAAAGCCTAGAAATCAGCAAAAAGGGACCTATTAAGCAAATTTCATCCTACATGGGAGGTGATGAGGAAGACGATATTCCGGATATGGCTGAGTTTGAAGAAACTGATAACATTGTTACAGATCCT TCTACATATCTAGTGGCTCATGAACCTGATGATGATAATATTCTACGAACCCGAACTTATGACGTCAGTATCAC GTATGATAAATATTATCAAACACCTCGAGTATGGCTTACCGGGTATGATGAG TCAAGGATGCTTTTGCAACAAGAACTTGTCCTTGAAGATGTTAGTCAGGACCATGCTCGCAAAACG GTAACAATTGAGGACCACCCTCACTTGCCTGGTAAGCATGCATCTATTCATCCATGTCGACATGGAGCAGTGATGAAGAAAATCATTGATGTGTTGATGTCACGTGGGGTTGAGCCAGAAGTTGACAA GTACCTGTTCTTATTCTTGAAGTTTATGGCCTCTGTAATTCCAACTATTGAGTATGATTACACAATGGACTTTGATCTTGGTAGCTCCAGCAACAATTGA